The Periplaneta americana isolate PAMFEO1 chromosome 10, P.americana_PAMFEO1_priV1, whole genome shotgun sequence genome includes a window with the following:
- the LOC138708230 gene encoding probable salivary secreted peptide, with the protein MSKSVTSLVLVLLLASLCAGQRHSLIQCNRRPGDRILVDSSVAKTSRFLKKVSDTVKYSGGATVTCVEAIDGWDDGTGGYAEITDGGLGQKKVTVKITSQNSRGFHFFVKVYGV; encoded by the coding sequence ATGTCCAAGTCGGTGACGTCACTGGTGCTGGTGCTGCTGCTGGCGTCGCTGTGTGCAGGGCAGCGCCACAGCCTGATCCAGTGCAACAGAAGGCCGGGGGATCGCATCCTGGTGGACAGCTCCGTCGCCAAGACCTCGAGGTTCCTAAAGAAGGTGTCCGACACCGTGAAATACTCGGGAGGAGCGACCGTCACCTGCGTCGAGGCCATCGACGGCTGGGACGACGGTACCGGGGGCTACGCGGAGATCACTGACGGCGGGCTGGGCCAGAAGAAAGTGACCGTCAAGATAACGTCCCAGAACAGCAGGGGCTTCCACTTCTTTGTGAAAGTGTACGGAGTTTAA